A region from the Anaeromyxobacter diazotrophicus genome encodes:
- a CDS encoding sensor histidine kinase produces the protein MIVSDRQQPRGAEGGGAGASPGEKSADRGSFLGFVAHEMRNPLSTALWSAELLARLAPEDRAGPRGEKLSNMCLRALQRLRLLVEDHFLAERLGVDGIPFRSDAVPVREMLEQVAGKLGVEAKLAVDETLAVRADRGLLERVLDALLAVASHGKSPVHIDAQRSGETVTLTLRGAPPAPGALEMPHKGTPSDPTGRALALHMAVQVAQALGGTLTAPAEAYLLTLPLAPAPGGP, from the coding sequence ATGATCGTGTCCGACCGGCAGCAACCTCGCGGAGCCGAGGGCGGGGGCGCAGGTGCCTCGCCCGGGGAAAAGTCCGCGGACCGCGGGAGCTTTCTCGGGTTCGTCGCCCACGAGATGCGCAATCCGCTCTCCACGGCGCTATGGAGCGCCGAGCTGCTCGCGCGGCTCGCTCCGGAGGACCGCGCCGGCCCCCGAGGCGAGAAGCTCTCGAACATGTGCCTCCGGGCGCTGCAGCGGCTCCGGCTGCTCGTCGAGGACCACTTCCTGGCAGAGCGGCTGGGGGTGGACGGTATTCCTTTCAGGTCGGACGCGGTCCCGGTCCGGGAGATGCTGGAGCAGGTGGCTGGGAAGCTGGGAGTGGAGGCGAAGCTCGCCGTGGACGAGACGCTCGCGGTGCGGGCGGATCGCGGCCTGCTGGAGCGCGTGCTCGACGCGCTCCTGGCGGTCGCGTCGCACGGCAAGTCGCCCGTCCACATCGACGCCCAGCGCTCCGGGGAGACCGTCACCCTGACGCTCCGGGGCGCGCCGCCGGCGCCGGGAGCGCTGGAGATGCCCCATAAGGGTACGCCCTCGGATCCGACCGGCCGGGCGCTGGCGCTGCACATGGCGGTACAGGTCGCCCAGGCGCTCGGAGGGACGCTGACCGCGCCGGCGGAGGCGTACCTGCTCACGTTGCCGCTCGCCCCGGCGCCGGGCGGCCCGTGA
- a CDS encoding response regulator, which translates to MKGPHAALRGRAPPVLVVDDDPDILEAVCDILEGEGYRVARARNGREALGQVEEERPLLILLDLMMPVMDGSAFAQALRGRERDRSIPIVVISADGDPQKAAALGARGFLAKPFDIDALLAEVAALAPSA; encoded by the coding sequence GTGAAAGGGCCCCACGCCGCGCTGCGCGGGAGGGCTCCGCCCGTCCTGGTGGTGGACGACGACCCCGACATCTTGGAGGCGGTCTGCGACATCCTCGAGGGCGAGGGGTATCGCGTCGCGCGCGCCCGCAACGGGCGCGAGGCGCTGGGGCAGGTCGAGGAGGAGCGGCCGCTCCTCATCCTGCTCGACCTCATGATGCCGGTGATGGATGGGAGCGCCTTCGCCCAGGCGCTGCGCGGCCGCGAGCGCGATCGCTCCATCCCCATCGTCGTCATCTCCGCCGACGGCGACCCGCAGAAGGCCGCGGCGCTCGGCGCGCGCGGCTTCCTGGCGAAGCCCTTCGACATCGACGCCCTGCTGGCCGAGGTGGCGGCGCTCGCGCCCTCCGCCTGA
- the rplC gene encoding 50S ribosomal protein L3, translated as MATGLLAKKVGMTQIFDAAGDCIPVTVLECGPCTVVRRKTAEKDGYDAVVIGFAPVDEKHAYRLSKPELGVFKKAGTPVFRHLQEVRVKDAKLLGELKAGDVLTVDKVFKSNQRIDVTGVTKGRGFQGVFKKWGMKGAARDSSTAHEHHRHIGAVGQRKTPGKVWKGKHLPGHYGTDQVTIQNLFVAGIEADKNLLLVTGAIPGHNDGLVFVNTAAKGQPKPKQKQEERQRAKPKV; from the coding sequence ATGGCAACGGGTCTCTTGGCGAAGAAGGTCGGCATGACGCAGATCTTCGACGCCGCCGGTGACTGCATCCCCGTCACCGTCCTGGAGTGCGGTCCCTGCACCGTCGTCCGCCGCAAGACGGCCGAGAAGGACGGGTACGACGCGGTCGTGATCGGCTTCGCGCCGGTGGACGAGAAGCACGCGTACCGGCTCTCGAAGCCCGAGCTCGGGGTCTTCAAGAAGGCGGGCACGCCCGTCTTCCGGCACCTCCAGGAGGTCCGGGTCAAGGACGCGAAGCTGCTCGGCGAGCTCAAGGCCGGCGACGTGCTCACCGTCGACAAGGTCTTCAAGTCGAACCAGCGCATCGACGTGACCGGCGTGACCAAGGGGCGCGGCTTCCAGGGCGTCTTCAAGAAGTGGGGCATGAAGGGCGCGGCGCGCGACAGCTCGACGGCGCACGAGCACCACCGGCACATCGGCGCGGTCGGCCAGCGCAAGACGCCGGGCAAGGTGTGGAAGGGCAAGCACCTCCCCGGCCACTACGGCACCGACCAGGTGACGATCCAGAACCTCTTCGTCGCCGGCATCGAGGCGGACAAGAACCTCCTGCTCGTCACCGGCGCGATCCCCGGCCACAACGACGGGCTGGTCTTCGTGAACACGGCCGCCAAGGGCCAGCCGAAGCCGAAGCAGAAGCAGGAGGAGCGTCAGCGCGCGAAGCCGAAGGTCTAG
- a CDS encoding tetratricopeptide repeat protein yields the protein MARIGWCLVGAAALLLAGAARAEPSEPPAPELPSPAGVLPEAAVDALPPEDPRRPDLLLDLALARHAEAEATEAEERRARDEDLARWRAGPPQRPAPANATPRGDVRRAEAVRLAERALEAGQELPFARAPEALLVAGGDADRIGRGRDALRWLGRLVRRYPESPLAAEGWLALGEHHLREGDLTRARAAFEVAARAPRPALRAWAEARLAEVALGATDAEGALAALRRGLAARSAASLATLDRLAGAPERLLSFGPGALLALADLLDATGAPGRALALRERALRAAGAAAPPRARAELERARRLTAAAPLRAPPAAQLEGRVAPLRPSAAPEGAPPAQRLAAFAGDASALGALAREALAGGRAGEARLLLERALAAGAPEGPEAAGLHDDLAAALWALGDAAGARAELERALALAPALPAALENAGLVALAARDPARAVPLLERAVAAEPGRWRARLLHARALAALGRPAEALAEAERVLAVARGQADALQLAAGLREAQAETGDADPRLRSRSSL from the coding sequence GTGGCGAGGATCGGGTGGTGCCTCGTGGGGGCCGCGGCGCTGCTGCTGGCCGGCGCCGCGCGCGCGGAGCCGTCCGAGCCGCCCGCGCCCGAGCTGCCGTCGCCCGCCGGCGTCCTCCCCGAGGCGGCGGTGGACGCGCTGCCGCCGGAGGACCCGCGCCGCCCGGACCTCCTCCTCGACCTCGCCCTGGCGCGCCACGCCGAGGCGGAGGCGACGGAGGCCGAGGAGCGGCGCGCCCGCGACGAGGACCTGGCGCGCTGGCGCGCCGGGCCACCGCAGCGCCCCGCGCCGGCGAACGCCACGCCGCGCGGCGACGTGCGCCGCGCCGAGGCGGTGCGGCTGGCCGAGCGGGCGCTGGAGGCCGGGCAGGAGCTCCCGTTCGCGCGCGCGCCGGAGGCGCTCCTCGTGGCGGGCGGCGACGCCGACCGGATCGGCCGGGGCCGCGACGCGCTGCGCTGGCTCGGCCGCCTGGTGCGCCGCTACCCGGAGAGCCCGCTCGCGGCGGAGGGCTGGCTCGCGCTCGGCGAGCACCACCTGCGCGAGGGCGACCTCACCCGGGCCCGGGCCGCGTTCGAGGTGGCGGCCCGGGCGCCGCGGCCCGCGCTGCGCGCCTGGGCGGAGGCGCGGCTGGCCGAGGTCGCCCTGGGCGCGACCGACGCCGAGGGCGCGCTGGCCGCGCTCCGGCGGGGCCTCGCGGCCCGCTCCGCGGCGTCGCTCGCCACGCTCGACCGCCTGGCGGGGGCGCCCGAGCGCCTGCTGTCCTTCGGCCCCGGCGCGCTGCTCGCGCTGGCGGACCTGCTCGACGCCACCGGCGCGCCCGGGCGCGCCCTGGCGCTGCGCGAGCGCGCGCTCCGCGCCGCCGGCGCGGCCGCCCCGCCGCGCGCCCGCGCCGAGCTGGAGCGCGCGCGCCGGCTCACCGCCGCCGCGCCGCTGCGCGCGCCGCCGGCCGCGCAGCTCGAAGGCCGGGTGGCGCCGCTCCGGCCGAGCGCGGCGCCGGAGGGGGCGCCGCCCGCGCAGCGGCTGGCCGCGTTCGCCGGCGACGCCTCGGCGCTGGGCGCGCTCGCGCGGGAGGCGCTGGCGGGGGGGAGGGCAGGGGAGGCGCGGCTCCTCCTCGAGCGGGCGCTCGCCGCGGGCGCCCCGGAGGGCCCGGAGGCGGCCGGCCTCCACGACGACCTGGCGGCGGCGCTGTGGGCGCTGGGGGACGCGGCGGGGGCCCGGGCCGAGCTGGAGCGGGCGCTGGCGCTCGCCCCCGCGCTCCCCGCGGCGCTCGAGAACGCCGGCCTGGTCGCGCTCGCGGCGCGCGATCCGGCGCGCGCCGTGCCGCTGCTCGAGCGCGCGGTGGCGGCGGAGCCGGGCCGGTGGCGCGCGCGGCTCCTGCACGCGCGGGCGCTGGCCGCGCTGGGTCGGCCGGCGGAGGCGCTGGCCGAGGCGGAGCGCGTGCTGGCCGTCGCGCGCGGGCAGGCGGACGCGCTGCAGCTCGCGGCCGGGCTGCGCGAGGCTCAGGCCGAGACGGGCGACGCCGACCCGCGCTTGCGATCGCGCTCGAGCTTGTAG
- the typA gene encoding translational GTPase TypA has protein sequence MIAREKIRNVAIVAHVDHGKTTLVDFMLRQAGVFRANEQVVERVMDSNDLEREKGITILAKNTAVTWNGVKINIVDTPGHADFGGEVERALRLVDGVLLLVDAAEGPLPQTRFVLSKALAMGLPSVLVVNKIDRQDARAKEVLDLVYSLYIDLGANEHQIDFPVIYTIAREGRAAHTVADAMHAESLKPLFDAILTHIPPPPRPEREALQMLVDNLDYDDYVGRLAIGRISSGVAHEGDAIAVMREEGKIVPAKIVRLYAYDGLKRVEVKDAGPGEIVCIAGAEEIGIGDTFSDPAFPVALPRISVEEPTMSMIFKVNDGPFAGKEGKYVTSRNIRERLYREAYKNVSIRVEDTETPDSFKVVGRGELQLAVIVENMRREGYEVTVSNPEPILKTLDGETHEPMELLVCDVPDDAVGAITNNLGPRKGRMVDMQPLGSGRTRLQFRVPARGLIGFRGEFLTLTRGEGIMSSQFDGYEPWQGRIEKRKTGAIVSDRVGEVVAYACFYGQERGALFVKPGDPVYTGMIVGEHSHENDLDFNICKEKKLTNIRAAGRDDNILLTPPREMSLEKALEWIAEDELVEVTPQSIRLRKKFLDPTTRYKLERDRKRGSASPVSA, from the coding sequence ATGATCGCCCGCGAGAAGATCCGCAACGTCGCCATCGTCGCCCACGTCGACCACGGCAAGACCACCCTGGTCGACTTCATGCTCCGCCAGGCCGGCGTCTTCCGCGCCAACGAGCAGGTGGTCGAGCGGGTGATGGACTCGAACGACCTCGAGCGCGAGAAGGGCATCACCATCCTCGCCAAGAACACCGCCGTCACCTGGAACGGCGTCAAGATCAACATCGTCGACACCCCCGGCCACGCCGACTTCGGCGGCGAGGTGGAGCGCGCGCTGCGGCTCGTCGACGGCGTGCTCCTGCTCGTGGACGCCGCGGAGGGGCCGCTGCCCCAGACCCGCTTCGTGCTCTCCAAGGCGCTCGCGATGGGCCTCCCGAGCGTCCTCGTCGTCAACAAGATCGACCGGCAGGACGCGCGGGCGAAGGAGGTCCTCGACCTCGTCTACTCGCTCTACATCGACCTCGGCGCCAACGAGCACCAGATCGACTTCCCGGTCATCTACACCATCGCGCGCGAGGGGCGCGCCGCGCACACGGTCGCCGACGCCATGCACGCCGAGAGCCTGAAGCCGCTCTTCGACGCCATCCTCACCCACATCCCGCCGCCGCCCCGCCCCGAGCGCGAGGCGCTGCAGATGCTGGTCGACAACCTCGACTACGACGACTACGTCGGCCGCCTCGCCATCGGGCGCATCTCGTCCGGCGTGGCGCACGAGGGCGACGCCATCGCGGTCATGCGCGAGGAGGGCAAGATCGTCCCCGCGAAGATCGTGCGCCTCTACGCCTACGACGGGCTGAAGCGCGTCGAGGTGAAGGACGCCGGGCCGGGCGAGATCGTCTGCATCGCCGGCGCCGAGGAGATCGGGATCGGCGACACCTTCAGCGACCCCGCCTTCCCGGTGGCGCTCCCCCGCATCAGCGTGGAGGAGCCCACCATGTCGATGATCTTCAAGGTCAACGACGGGCCCTTCGCCGGCAAGGAGGGCAAGTACGTCACGAGCCGCAACATCCGCGAGCGGCTCTACCGCGAGGCGTACAAGAACGTCTCCATTCGCGTCGAGGACACCGAGACGCCCGACTCGTTCAAGGTGGTCGGCCGCGGCGAGCTGCAGCTGGCGGTCATCGTCGAGAACATGCGGCGCGAGGGGTACGAGGTCACCGTCTCGAACCCGGAGCCCATCCTCAAGACCCTCGACGGCGAGACCCACGAGCCGATGGAGCTGCTCGTGTGCGACGTCCCGGACGACGCGGTCGGCGCCATCACCAACAACCTCGGGCCGCGCAAGGGCCGCATGGTGGACATGCAGCCGCTCGGCTCCGGCCGCACCCGCCTGCAGTTCCGCGTCCCGGCGCGCGGCCTCATCGGCTTCCGCGGCGAGTTCCTCACCCTCACCCGCGGCGAGGGCATCATGTCCTCGCAGTTCGACGGGTACGAGCCGTGGCAGGGGCGCATCGAGAAGCGCAAGACCGGCGCCATCGTCTCCGACCGCGTCGGCGAGGTGGTGGCCTACGCCTGCTTCTACGGCCAGGAGCGCGGCGCGCTGTTCGTGAAGCCGGGCGACCCGGTCTACACCGGGATGATCGTGGGCGAGCACAGCCACGAGAACGACCTCGACTTCAACATCTGCAAGGAAAAGAAGCTCACCAACATCCGCGCCGCCGGCCGCGACGACAACATCCTCCTCACGCCGCCCCGGGAGATGTCGCTCGAGAAGGCCCTGGAGTGGATCGCGGAGGACGAGCTGGTCGAGGTGACCCCGCAGAGCATCCGGCTCCGGAAGAAGTTCCTCGACCCGACCACCCGCTACAAGCTCGAGCGCGATCGCAAGCGCGGGTCGGCGTCGCCCGTCTCGGCCTGA
- a CDS encoding response regulator: MLLEGKRVLVVGEDEDLAQAAAAAAVPQGAEVVPCRGGREALARIDAGGVDAVLVDLPLADVRGDVFLVALRDRGLPCVAVSGVLRGSRYEVLARQFGVLAYLEKPFRMERALATLAQAMPGAFDPDTEPAYGVAAPAAQRAPTPIPTAIPTATAAPSPVPSPVPSPVPSPVPSPAPSPTEVPAPTPTATATATSTSTPTATASATATASPTPTPTPIASSPPPLPIPAAPEQLQVEPEPDLTELDSLIFSPARPALDDTLPGVPLVRPPAQGLELPLPSVTPVPIALPRDAPALPEGSLERTTVPKLLVTLYAARFTGALTLGRGAVKKVVLLDGGHPVFATSNLAAERFGARCVAEGLLTREEHAALMAELPPDASLGEALVAQGRLDEAGRAHRVTEQVREIVWSTFGWSDGAYRVVTGALPRRRRVPIDVALGDLVLEGHRRASRLEALRAGLPGRLALAPRADGPFPLHELDLSAAEASLLTHADGTKTVRDLVLLARAPERDTLAFLQGCRDLGLVDEVSRVLAGTRRIGFM; this comes from the coding sequence GTGCTGCTCGAAGGAAAGCGCGTGCTCGTCGTCGGCGAGGACGAGGACCTGGCGCAGGCCGCGGCGGCGGCGGCCGTGCCGCAGGGCGCCGAGGTCGTCCCCTGCCGCGGCGGGCGCGAGGCGCTGGCGCGGATCGACGCCGGCGGGGTGGACGCGGTCCTGGTGGACCTGCCGCTCGCCGACGTGCGCGGGGACGTGTTCCTGGTGGCGCTGCGCGATCGCGGGCTGCCCTGCGTCGCGGTCTCGGGCGTGCTGCGGGGGAGCCGGTACGAGGTCCTGGCGCGGCAGTTCGGGGTGCTCGCCTATCTGGAGAAGCCGTTCCGGATGGAGCGGGCCCTGGCGACGCTGGCGCAGGCGATGCCGGGGGCGTTCGATCCGGATACCGAGCCGGCGTACGGGGTGGCGGCGCCGGCGGCGCAGCGGGCGCCGACCCCGATCCCGACCGCGATCCCGACCGCGACCGCGGCCCCGAGCCCGGTTCCGAGCCCGGTTCCGAGCCCGGTTCCGAGCCCGGTTCCGAGCCCGGCTCCGAGCCCGACCGAGGTCCCAGCTCCGACCCCGACGGCGACGGCGACGGCGACCTCGACCTCGACCCCGACGGCGACCGCGAGCGCGACCGCGACCGCGTCCCCGACCCCGACTCCGACCCCGATCGCGTCCTCGCCGCCCCCGCTCCCGATCCCGGCCGCGCCCGAGCAGCTTCAGGTCGAGCCGGAGCCGGACCTGACGGAGCTCGACAGCCTCATCTTCTCCCCCGCCCGGCCGGCGCTCGACGACACGCTGCCGGGCGTCCCGCTCGTGCGCCCGCCGGCGCAGGGGCTGGAGCTGCCGCTCCCCTCCGTCACCCCGGTGCCCATCGCGCTGCCGCGGGACGCACCGGCGCTGCCGGAGGGCTCGCTCGAGCGCACCACCGTCCCGAAGCTCCTCGTGACGCTGTACGCCGCGCGGTTCACCGGGGCGCTCACCCTCGGGCGCGGGGCGGTGAAGAAGGTCGTCCTGCTCGACGGCGGGCACCCCGTGTTCGCCACCTCGAACCTGGCCGCGGAGCGGTTCGGCGCCCGCTGCGTCGCCGAGGGGCTGCTCACGCGCGAGGAGCACGCCGCCCTGATGGCGGAGCTCCCCCCGGACGCCTCGCTGGGCGAGGCGCTGGTCGCGCAGGGGCGGCTCGACGAGGCCGGGCGGGCGCACCGGGTGACCGAGCAGGTGCGCGAGATCGTCTGGAGCACCTTCGGCTGGAGCGACGGCGCCTACCGGGTGGTGACGGGGGCCCTGCCGCGGAGGCGCCGCGTCCCCATCGACGTCGCGCTGGGCGACCTCGTGCTGGAGGGGCACCGCCGCGCGAGCCGGCTCGAGGCGCTCCGCGCCGGGCTGCCCGGGCGGCTGGCGCTCGCCCCCCGCGCCGATGGCCCCTTCCCGCTCCACGAGCTCGACCTCTCCGCGGCGGAGGCCTCGCTGCTCACCCACGCCGACGGGACGAAGACGGTCCGGGACCTGGTGCTCCTGGCGCGCGCGCCCGAGCGCGACACGCTCGCCTTCCTGCAGGGCTGCCGCGACCTGGGCCTCGTGGACGAGGTGAGCCGGGTGCTGGCGGGCACCCGCCGCATCGGCTTCATGTAG
- a CDS encoding VOC family protein yields MRLAFHHLAVQCADLAACERFYREVLELEVVRRWPREDGQDRAVWLGVGDGFLALERADEPPPPSGFRSGRGGLHLLALRIAPAERARWEARLAELRVPVVHRTRWTLYLRDPEGNRIGLSHHPDDAP; encoded by the coding sequence GTGCGCCTCGCCTTCCACCACCTCGCCGTGCAGTGCGCCGATCTCGCCGCCTGCGAGCGGTTCTACCGCGAGGTGCTGGAGCTCGAGGTGGTGCGCCGCTGGCCGCGCGAGGACGGCCAGGACCGCGCCGTCTGGCTCGGGGTGGGGGACGGGTTCTTGGCGCTGGAGCGCGCCGACGAGCCGCCGCCGCCGAGCGGCTTCCGGAGCGGCCGGGGCGGGCTGCACCTCCTCGCGCTCCGCATCGCGCCCGCCGAGCGCGCCCGCTGGGAGGCGCGGCTCGCCGAGCTGCGCGTCCCGGTCGTCCACCGCACGCGCTGGACGCTCTACCTGCGCGACCCGGAGGGCAACCGCATCGGTCTCTCCCACCACCCGGACGACGCGCCGTGA
- a CDS encoding MBL fold metallo-hydrolase, translated as MIFDRRRYGKDNYVYLLADGADAALVDPGDAAAALALASAHGLRPRFVLHTHGHPDHTGGTAEVVRQLGARVLGGGGDARWYRPDEDLAGAGELALGALRLRVHPAPGHTPGSVLYAWEGRLLTGDTLFWGGAGNCRHGGDPARLAETFLGVVAPLDGGLRVYPGHDYAEANLPFALDLEPGNAAARAQLEAARAARARGEEPAATTLADERAANPFLRAEELRPELLRRGLPCRDAREAFVALRGLRDAWRG; from the coding sequence GTGATCTTCGACCGCCGCCGCTACGGGAAGGACAACTACGTCTACCTGCTCGCGGACGGCGCCGACGCGGCCCTGGTCGACCCCGGCGACGCGGCGGCGGCGCTGGCGCTGGCGAGCGCGCACGGGCTCCGCCCCCGCTTCGTCCTGCACACCCACGGCCACCCCGACCACACCGGTGGCACGGCGGAGGTGGTGCGGCAGCTCGGCGCGCGCGTGCTGGGCGGCGGCGGCGACGCGCGGTGGTACCGGCCCGACGAGGATCTGGCGGGCGCGGGGGAGCTCGCGCTCGGGGCGCTGCGGCTGCGGGTCCACCCTGCGCCCGGCCACACGCCCGGCTCGGTGCTGTACGCCTGGGAGGGCCGCCTCCTCACCGGCGACACCTTGTTCTGGGGCGGCGCGGGGAACTGCCGCCACGGCGGCGATCCGGCCCGCCTGGCCGAGACGTTCCTCGGGGTGGTGGCGCCGCTCGACGGCGGACTTCGAGTGTACCCCGGCCACGACTACGCCGAGGCGAACCTGCCCTTCGCGCTCGACCTCGAGCCCGGCAACGCCGCCGCCCGGGCGCAGCTCGAGGCCGCCCGGGCGGCGCGCGCGCGCGGCGAGGAGCCCGCCGCCACGACCCTCGCCGACGAGCGGGCCGCGAACCCGTTCTTGCGGGCGGAGGAGCTCCGGCCGGAGCTCCTCCGGCGGGGCCTGCCGTGCCGCGACGCGCGCGAAGCGTTCGTGGCGCTGCGCGGGCTGCGCGACGCCTGGCGGGGGTGA
- a CDS encoding CDP-alcohol phosphatidyltransferase family protein, with protein MPRRLTLPNALTASRIVLAPVFLVLYARGDTVRALAAFAAAAATDVLDGLAARVLRQHSRLGAFLDPIADKFLAACALFALWQRGRLPLWLPLLVISRDAAQLAGAAALRWLRREIPVAPTRIGKYATFGIAATVVLSLAAEFLAWPPRQVAPVVAALGLVAAECVTVSWFQYFLYFVRSARVPADTP; from the coding sequence ATGCCGCGGCGCCTCACGCTGCCGAACGCGCTCACCGCCTCGCGCATCGTCCTCGCGCCGGTCTTCCTCGTCCTCTACGCGCGGGGCGACACGGTGCGGGCGCTGGCCGCCTTCGCCGCCGCGGCGGCCACCGACGTGCTCGACGGGCTCGCCGCCCGGGTGCTCCGGCAGCACTCGCGGCTGGGCGCGTTCCTCGACCCCATCGCGGACAAGTTCCTGGCCGCGTGCGCGCTCTTCGCGCTCTGGCAGCGCGGCCGGCTGCCGCTCTGGCTGCCGCTGCTCGTCATCTCGCGCGACGCGGCGCAGCTCGCCGGGGCGGCGGCGCTGCGCTGGCTGCGCCGCGAGATCCCGGTCGCCCCCACCCGGATCGGCAAGTACGCCACCTTCGGCATCGCGGCGACCGTGGTCCTCTCGCTCGCGGCCGAGTTCCTCGCCTGGCCGCCCCGGCAGGTCGCGCCGGTGGTGGCCGCGCTGGGCCTCGTCGCGGCCGAGTGCGTCACGGTGAGCTGGTTCCAGTATTTCCTGTACTTCGTGCGCAGCGCGCGGGTGCCGGCCGACACGCCCTGA
- a CDS encoding metallophosphoesterase has translation MGRKLKLVISDFHLGKGPYREDGSVNVFEDFRADGKFTEFLDYHRSGDHADDEVELVVNGDFFNLLSVDLDGRLNDAITERVAVEKTEAIIRGHPLVFEALRRFAAAPGHAVVFMMGNHDPGILFAGVREAVSAAVGGKHAYLLDTYDFDGVHIEHGMQHEPMNAFNTQRYFVERGGELSLNLPLGSRYIIEVLNREKALRPYIDKVAPFRRYFAWALLNDPAVVFKISAKSVDFALRAMLKKIPYVDEVSPTEILQRLVLYTAFPTLEREAKHLLGRRGFHTVIMGHTHVPLYREYARDRVYINTGTWNAMTSLDMGSLGRTTQLTYAHVEWVEGRPRARLREWRGLQRPAEDVFF, from the coding sequence ATGGGGCGCAAGCTCAAGCTGGTCATCTCGGACTTCCACCTGGGGAAGGGGCCGTACCGCGAGGACGGCTCCGTGAACGTCTTCGAGGACTTCCGGGCCGACGGCAAGTTCACCGAGTTCCTCGACTACCACCGCTCGGGCGACCACGCCGACGACGAGGTCGAGCTCGTGGTCAACGGCGACTTCTTCAACCTGCTCTCGGTGGATCTCGACGGGCGGCTCAACGACGCCATCACCGAGCGGGTGGCGGTGGAGAAGACCGAGGCCATCATCCGCGGCCACCCGCTGGTGTTCGAGGCGTTGCGCCGGTTCGCGGCGGCGCCGGGCCACGCGGTGGTCTTCATGATGGGGAACCACGACCCCGGCATCCTCTTCGCCGGCGTGCGCGAGGCGGTGAGCGCCGCGGTGGGCGGCAAGCACGCCTACCTCCTCGACACCTACGACTTCGACGGCGTCCACATCGAGCACGGCATGCAGCACGAGCCGATGAACGCCTTCAACACCCAGCGTTACTTCGTGGAGCGGGGCGGGGAGCTCTCGCTCAACCTGCCGCTCGGCTCCCGCTACATCATCGAGGTGCTGAACCGGGAGAAGGCGCTCCGGCCGTACATCGACAAGGTGGCGCCGTTCCGGCGCTACTTCGCCTGGGCGCTCCTCAACGACCCGGCGGTCGTGTTCAAGATCTCGGCCAAGAGCGTCGACTTCGCGCTGCGCGCGATGCTGAAGAAGATCCCTTACGTCGACGAGGTGTCGCCGACGGAGATCCTGCAGCGGCTGGTGCTGTACACCGCCTTCCCCACGCTGGAGCGGGAGGCGAAGCACCTCCTCGGCCGGCGGGGCTTCCACACCGTCATCATGGGCCACACCCACGTCCCGCTTTACCGTGAGTACGCGCGGGACCGGGTCTACATCAACACCGGCACCTGGAACGCGATGACCTCGCTCGACATGGGCAGCCTCGGGCGGACGACGCAGCTCACCTACGCGCACGTCGAGTGGGTGGAGGGGCGGCCGCGGGCCCGCCTGCGCGAGTGGCGCGGCCTGCAGCGGCCGGCGGAGGATGTCTTCTTTTAG
- a CDS encoding general secretion pathway protein GspE produces MGRVLIGQMLKQAGLVADDQLASALAHQRQWGCRLGESLLRLRMVTAGELLAVAARQAGVPPITLGDRWVPAAVLQRLPRAFMARRRVLPLEHVPGGRAGRLVVAFAAADDLALVDEVAFAAGLPVDPVLATEEDLACALARHGVTGPQRAALCPIELPPEPDEPMQLVSELTRCA; encoded by the coding sequence ATGGGGCGAGTCCTGATCGGCCAGATGCTGAAGCAGGCGGGGCTGGTGGCGGACGACCAGCTCGCGAGCGCGCTCGCGCACCAGCGCCAGTGGGGCTGCCGCCTGGGCGAGTCGCTCCTCCGGCTACGGATGGTGACGGCGGGCGAGCTCCTCGCGGTGGCGGCGCGCCAGGCCGGCGTGCCGCCCATCACCCTCGGCGACCGCTGGGTGCCGGCGGCCGTGCTCCAGCGGCTCCCCCGGGCCTTCATGGCGCGCCGCCGCGTCCTGCCGCTGGAGCACGTCCCGGGCGGCCGGGCCGGGCGGCTCGTGGTCGCCTTCGCGGCGGCGGACGACCTGGCGCTCGTGGACGAGGTCGCGTTCGCGGCCGGGCTCCCGGTCGACCCGGTGCTCGCCACCGAGGAGGACCTCGCCTGCGCGCTGGCGCGGCACGGCGTCACCGGGCCGCAGCGCGCGGCGCTCTGCCCCATCGAGCTGCCGCCCGAGCCGGACGAGCCGATGCAGCTCGTCTCCGAGCTGACGCGCTGCGCCTGA